A genomic stretch from Achromobacter spanius includes:
- the apaG gene encoding Co2+/Mg2+ efflux protein ApaG has product MKPYDLSVSVSPRFVPEQSDPSEQQFVFAYTVRITNTGEHPAQVISRHWVITDGNQRVQEVRGLGIVGQQPLLAPGETFEYTSGCPLPTPVGTMRGTYHCVGENGIPFEVPISEFVLAMPRTLH; this is encoded by the coding sequence GTGAAACCTTACGACCTGAGCGTCTCTGTCTCTCCGCGCTTCGTGCCTGAACAGTCCGATCCCAGCGAGCAGCAATTCGTCTTCGCCTATACCGTGCGCATCACCAATACCGGCGAACATCCCGCCCAGGTGATCAGCCGCCACTGGGTCATCACCGACGGCAACCAGCGCGTGCAGGAAGTGCGCGGGCTGGGCATCGTGGGCCAGCAGCCCCTGCTGGCGCCCGGCGAAACCTTCGAATACACCAGCGGCTGTCCGCTACCCACGCCGGTGGGTACGATGCGTGGCACTTACCATTGCGTCGGCGAGAACGGCATCCCGTTCGAAGTGCCGATCTCTGAATTCGTCCTGGCCATGCCTCGCACCCTGCATTAA
- a CDS encoding D-2-hydroxyacid dehydrogenase family protein produces MKIAILDDYHDVARRYANWTSLGGDAEVQIFNNFIPAEQVEATLEPFDVIVAMRERTPFPAERIRALPRLRLLITTGMRNNAIDMQACTAQGIVVCGAPGSADANTATAELAWAHILGLFKHLTTEDAAMRRGMWQTAMPEPLAGKRLGVVGLGKLGAAVAKVGLAFGMDVVAWSPNLTDERAEAAGVKRVDKHELFATSDVVSLHLILSDRSRHVVDATALAAMKPTSYLVNTSRAGLVDNEALMDALVKFRIAGAGLDVYPEEPLSPTDTVRDLDNVILTPHLGYVSRENFEAFYQNALDAVKVFQAGKPIRVLNTKGD; encoded by the coding sequence TTGAAAATCGCAATACTCGACGATTACCACGACGTAGCACGGCGCTATGCGAACTGGACCTCGCTGGGCGGTGACGCCGAGGTGCAGATCTTCAATAACTTCATTCCGGCGGAACAGGTCGAGGCCACGCTCGAACCCTTCGACGTGATCGTGGCGATGCGCGAACGCACGCCGTTCCCCGCCGAACGCATCCGCGCCTTGCCGCGCCTGCGTCTCTTGATCACCACCGGCATGCGCAACAACGCCATCGACATGCAAGCCTGCACGGCCCAAGGCATAGTCGTGTGCGGGGCGCCGGGCAGCGCCGACGCCAATACCGCCACGGCCGAGCTGGCCTGGGCGCATATCCTGGGCCTGTTCAAGCACCTGACAACGGAAGACGCGGCCATGCGGCGCGGCATGTGGCAAACCGCCATGCCCGAACCCTTGGCCGGCAAACGGCTGGGCGTGGTGGGCCTGGGCAAGCTGGGCGCCGCCGTGGCCAAGGTGGGCCTGGCGTTCGGCATGGATGTGGTGGCCTGGAGCCCCAACCTGACCGACGAACGCGCCGAAGCCGCGGGCGTGAAGCGGGTGGACAAGCATGAGCTCTTCGCCACGTCCGACGTGGTCAGCCTGCACTTGATTCTGTCCGACCGCAGCCGCCACGTGGTGGACGCCACGGCCTTGGCCGCCATGAAGCCGACCTCCTATCTGGTGAACACGTCGCGCGCCGGACTGGTGGACAACGAGGCCTTGATGGACGCGCTGGTGAAGTTCCGCATCGCGGGCGCGGGGCTGGACGTGTACCCCGAAGAGCCGCTGTCGCCGACCGATACCGTGCGTGACCTGGACAACGTGATCCTGACCCCGCACCTGGGCTATGTCAGCCGCGAGAATTTCGAGGCGTTCTACCAGAACGCGCTGGACGCCGTGAAGGTGTTTCAGGCGGGCAAGCCGATTCGGGTGTTGAACACGAAGGGGGATTGA
- a CDS encoding phosphoglycolate phosphatase, with protein sequence MTAFRAALLDLDGTLLDSIPDLAFAANAMRVELGMTALRVDVVATFVGKGVDNLVRRSLAGSLHAADPSPAEFERARESFYRHYHLVNGERAQVYPGVIDGLKHMRDQGLKLAVVTNKPTEFTLPLLQRTGLAGFFDAVVCGDTCARRKPDPDQVVHACELLGVAVGEAVTIGDSINDAQAGRTAGTQVLVVPYGYNEGRDVRELDVDGIVDTLVDAAQWVALWNQNQNAAKIAS encoded by the coding sequence ATGACCGCTTTTCGCGCCGCGCTGCTGGACCTGGACGGCACCCTGCTGGACTCCATCCCCGACCTGGCCTTCGCCGCCAACGCCATGCGCGTTGAGCTCGGCATGACCGCGCTGCGTGTAGACGTAGTGGCCACCTTCGTGGGCAAGGGCGTCGACAACCTGGTCCGCCGCAGCCTGGCCGGCAGCCTGCACGCCGCCGACCCCTCGCCCGCCGAATTCGAACGCGCCCGGGAATCTTTCTATCGCCACTATCACCTGGTCAACGGCGAACGCGCCCAGGTCTACCCCGGCGTCATCGACGGCCTGAAGCACATGCGCGACCAGGGCCTGAAGCTGGCCGTCGTCACCAACAAGCCCACCGAATTCACGCTGCCGCTGTTGCAGCGCACCGGCTTGGCGGGCTTTTTCGACGCGGTCGTCTGCGGCGACACCTGCGCGCGCCGCAAACCCGACCCGGACCAGGTCGTGCACGCCTGCGAACTGCTGGGCGTGGCGGTGGGTGAAGCCGTCACCATCGGCGACTCGATCAACGACGCCCAGGCGGGCCGCACGGCCGGCACGCAGGTGCTGGTGGTGCCTTATGGCTACAACGAAGGCCGTGACGTGCGGGAGCTGGATGTCGATGGTATAGTTGACACGCTTGTTGACGCCGCCCAGTGGGTGGCGCTCTGGAATCAAAACCAGAACGCCGCGAAAATCGCCTCCTGA
- a CDS encoding LysR family transcriptional regulator — protein MSDFTLRDLQCFDAVLRLGGFQAAAAALHRSHPAVFAAVAKLERQLGVTLLDRSGYRVRPTPAGESFHRRAQGMLRELEGLRTHAAQLAMGEESELHVVIGDLCPRPQMLGLLSRFFAQCPATRLHLHFEAVGGPMERLLDGEADLILHRVDRGDSRIEFLDLLNVPFTPVMAPGFLPASARRPVTPRLLRDYTQCVMRDTARHTPDRSYFMIEGAHQCTVADQQMKKEVIMQGMGWGHLPRFLIEEELRDGRLLDITSRHLPGSVEALVAARRSDRPQGPVLNRLWKYLEAAVSDGQGFSPGFNPGFNPPSCSTPESACPPETPSRRPARSGRTPRNSRG, from the coding sequence ATGAGCGACTTCACGCTGCGCGACCTTCAATGCTTTGATGCCGTGCTGCGGCTGGGCGGCTTTCAAGCCGCCGCCGCCGCCCTGCACCGCTCCCATCCCGCCGTGTTCGCCGCCGTGGCCAAGCTGGAGCGCCAGTTGGGCGTGACGTTGCTTGACCGCAGCGGCTACCGCGTGCGGCCTACGCCCGCGGGCGAATCGTTTCACCGCCGCGCGCAAGGCATGCTGCGCGAATTGGAAGGCCTGCGCACGCACGCCGCGCAATTGGCGATGGGCGAGGAAAGCGAGCTGCATGTGGTGATTGGCGATTTATGCCCACGCCCCCAGATGCTGGGCCTGCTCAGCCGCTTTTTTGCGCAGTGCCCCGCCACGCGCCTGCACCTGCACTTCGAGGCGGTGGGTGGGCCGATGGAACGCTTGCTGGATGGGGAGGCCGACCTGATCCTGCACCGGGTGGATCGCGGCGATTCCCGCATCGAATTCCTGGACTTGCTGAACGTGCCTTTCACACCTGTCATGGCGCCGGGCTTTCTACCCGCGTCGGCCCGCCGTCCTGTCACCCCCCGACTGCTGCGCGACTACACGCAGTGCGTCATGCGCGATACCGCCCGCCATACGCCGGACCGCAGCTACTTCATGATTGAAGGCGCGCATCAATGCACGGTGGCGGACCAGCAGATGAAAAAGGAAGTCATCATGCAGGGCATGGGCTGGGGCCACCTGCCGCGCTTTCTGATTGAAGAGGAATTGCGCGATGGGCGGCTGCTGGACATCACCAGCCGTCATCTGCCGGGCAGCGTCGAGGCGCTGGTGGCAGCGCGGCGCAGCGACCGACCGCAGGGGCCGGTGCTGAATCGCCTATGGAAGTATCTGGAAGCGGCCGTGAGCGACGGCCAGGGGTTCAGTCCGGGGTTCAACCCTGGATTCAATCCCCCTTCGTGTTCAACACCCGAATCGGCTTGCCCGCCTGAAACACCTTCACGGCGTCCAGCGCGTTCTGGTAGAACGCCTCGAAATTCTCGCGGCTGA
- a CDS encoding DsbC family protein, with protein sequence MTFRISATLAACFLAGGLGLSAPALAQAPAQGAKTISTDSVGQPGKGEKSVSTPQLDAVKERFQQRFSGMDVTAVRLTPYGIFEVQLGMDLIYTDEKVTWVMEGPLIDAMTRQDVTRASQEKLSAVTFDQLPLELAIKQVKGTGAKKVAIFEDPNCGYCKQLRKTMEELTDVTVYTFMYPILSPDSKDKVRDVWCAKDQGKTWDDWMVRNKKPATANCDVPEDKLLALGHKLMVRGTPTLFFADGSRVSGAIPLDQLKERLN encoded by the coding sequence ATGACTTTCCGCATCTCCGCCACGCTGGCGGCTTGTTTCCTGGCCGGCGGGCTGGGCTTGTCCGCCCCGGCCCTGGCGCAAGCGCCCGCCCAAGGCGCCAAGACCATTTCGACCGACTCGGTCGGACAGCCCGGCAAGGGCGAGAAAAGCGTGTCGACGCCGCAGCTCGACGCCGTCAAGGAACGCTTCCAGCAACGCTTCTCCGGCATGGACGTGACCGCCGTGCGCCTGACGCCCTACGGCATTTTTGAAGTGCAACTGGGCATGGACCTGATCTACACCGACGAAAAGGTCACCTGGGTCATGGAAGGTCCGTTGATCGACGCCATGACGCGTCAGGACGTCACCCGCGCCTCGCAGGAAAAGCTCAGCGCCGTCACGTTCGACCAACTGCCGCTGGAACTGGCCATCAAGCAGGTCAAGGGCACCGGCGCGAAGAAGGTCGCCATCTTTGAAGACCCCAACTGCGGCTACTGCAAGCAGTTGCGCAAGACGATGGAAGAGCTTACCGACGTCACCGTCTACACCTTCATGTACCCGATCCTGTCGCCCGATTCCAAGGACAAGGTGCGCGACGTCTGGTGCGCCAAGGACCAGGGCAAGACCTGGGACGACTGGATGGTGCGCAACAAGAAGCCGGCCACCGCCAACTGCGACGTGCCTGAAGACAAGCTGCTGGCGCTGGGCCACAAGCTGATGGTGCGCGGCACGCCCACGCTGTTCTTTGCGGACGGCTCGCGCGTCAGCGGCGCCATTCCGCTGGACCAATTGAAAGAACGCTTGAACTGA
- the mltA gene encoding murein transglycosylase A, whose product MKRILSLSLLSILLAACSTPSDIPPDSGGSGIPGAPASAADGPLVVPQLSALRDTPPRALAGKFKPANWSEMPGWTSDDLTQFWPLFLRNCKGLMRQTSGNLAAPARATPRVWQPVCAAAVDPARAPAAGDGEGVRRFLQTYLQPWRLNAADGKPAANTVTGYYEPLVRGSRRQGGKYQWPLYAVPADLLTIDLGSVYPDLAGKRVRGKLDGKRVVPYDTRAAIESSGRKPPVVVWVDDPVDNFFLQVQGSGRVQLTDGPDAGKTIRVAYADHNGQPYASIGRWLIDRGELTADQASMQNIRAWAQRNPKRVPEMLNANPAVVFFREEPVIDPEQGPKGAYAIPLSPRRSIAVDATFVPLGTPVYLSTTFPASDRPLQRLVFAQDTGTAIRGAARADFYWGYGEEAGQQAGRMKQRGQMWVLWPKQAGEPSAR is encoded by the coding sequence ATGAAGCGCATTCTCAGCCTGTCCCTGCTGTCCATCCTGCTGGCGGCATGTTCCACCCCCTCGGATATTCCTCCTGATTCCGGCGGCTCCGGTATTCCCGGTGCGCCTGCGTCGGCGGCCGATGGCCCGCTGGTGGTGCCGCAACTGTCGGCGCTGCGTGATACGCCGCCCCGTGCGCTGGCTGGAAAATTCAAGCCCGCCAACTGGTCCGAAATGCCGGGCTGGACGTCCGACGACCTGACCCAGTTCTGGCCCTTGTTCCTGCGTAACTGCAAGGGCTTGATGCGGCAGACCAGCGGCAACCTGGCCGCGCCCGCGCGCGCCACGCCGCGCGTCTGGCAGCCAGTTTGCGCCGCCGCCGTCGACCCGGCCCGCGCTCCGGCCGCTGGTGACGGCGAAGGCGTGCGCCGCTTCCTGCAAACCTATTTGCAGCCGTGGCGCCTGAACGCCGCCGACGGCAAGCCCGCCGCCAACACGGTCACTGGCTATTACGAACCCCTGGTGCGCGGCTCGCGTCGCCAGGGCGGCAAGTACCAGTGGCCGCTCTACGCCGTGCCGGCCGACCTGCTGACGATCGACCTGGGCTCGGTGTACCCGGACCTGGCCGGCAAGCGCGTGCGCGGCAAGCTCGACGGCAAGCGCGTCGTGCCCTATGACACCCGGGCGGCCATCGAGTCCTCCGGGCGCAAGCCGCCGGTGGTGGTCTGGGTTGACGACCCGGTCGACAACTTCTTCCTGCAGGTACAGGGCTCCGGCCGTGTCCAACTGACCGATGGGCCGGACGCAGGCAAGACCATCCGTGTCGCCTACGCCGACCATAACGGCCAGCCCTATGCGTCCATCGGCCGCTGGCTGATCGACCGTGGCGAGCTGACCGCCGACCAGGCGTCCATGCAGAACATCCGCGCCTGGGCGCAGCGCAATCCCAAGCGCGTGCCCGAGATGCTGAACGCCAATCCGGCCGTCGTGTTCTTCCGCGAAGAGCCGGTCATTGACCCCGAACAAGGGCCGAAGGGCGCCTACGCGATCCCGCTGTCGCCCCGGCGCTCCATCGCGGTGGACGCCACCTTCGTGCCGCTGGGCACGCCGGTATACCTGAGCACGACCTTTCCGGCCTCCGACCGGCCGCTGCAACGCCTGGTGTTCGCACAGGACACGGGCACGGCCATCCGGGGCGCCGCGCGCGCCGACTTCTACTGGGGTTACGGCGAAGAAGCCGGCCAGCAGGCGGGCCGCATGAAACAACGGGGCCAGATGTGGGTGCTGTGGCCCAAGCAAGCGGGGGAGCCCTCGGCAAGATGA
- the rpe gene encoding ribulose-phosphate 3-epimerase, with protein MPSPIPNIMSSSMASTRITPSILSADFARLGEEVRNVVAAGADWIHVDVMDNHYVPNLTIGPMVCAAIRPHVQVPIDVHLMVEPVDDLVPMFAKAGADYISFHPDASRHVDRTLSLIRENGCKAGLVFNPATPLSYLDYVMDKIDLILIMSVNPGFGGQSFIPGALTKLREARARIDAWTQAGGQEIVLQVDGGVKIDNIAEIRRAGADTFVAGSAIFGKPDYAGIIKSMREQIAVGETTAV; from the coding sequence ATGCCCTCCCCGATTCCGAACATCATGTCATCCTCCATGGCCTCCACTCGCATCACCCCCAGCATCCTGTCGGCTGACTTCGCCCGCCTGGGCGAGGAAGTCCGCAACGTTGTCGCCGCCGGCGCCGACTGGATCCACGTGGACGTGATGGACAATCACTATGTCCCCAATCTGACCATCGGCCCGATGGTGTGCGCGGCGATCCGCCCCCACGTGCAAGTGCCGATTGACGTGCATCTGATGGTTGAGCCGGTGGACGACCTGGTGCCCATGTTCGCCAAGGCGGGCGCCGACTACATCAGCTTCCACCCGGACGCCAGCCGCCACGTGGACCGCACGCTGTCCTTGATCCGCGAAAACGGCTGTAAGGCCGGCCTGGTCTTCAACCCCGCCACGCCGCTGTCCTACCTGGATTACGTCATGGACAAGATCGACCTGATCCTGATCATGTCGGTGAACCCGGGCTTTGGCGGCCAGAGCTTCATTCCCGGCGCGCTGACCAAGCTGCGCGAAGCGCGCGCCCGGATCGACGCCTGGACGCAGGCGGGCGGCCAGGAAATCGTGCTGCAGGTGGACGGCGGCGTCAAAATCGACAACATCGCCGAAATCCGCCGCGCGGGTGCCGACACCTTCGTGGCCGGCTCCGCCATTTTCGGCAAGCCGGACTACGCCGGCATCATCAAGTCCATGCGCGAACAGATCGCCGTTGGCGAAACCACCGCCGTCTGA
- a CDS encoding UbiH/UbiF family hydroxylase: protein MSHQIVVCGAGIVGLSTALALARRGQRVAVLAPRASVPAADPNHYHPRVYAISPASQRFLADLGVWDAMPAARLTPVEAMEIHGDADGQVNLNAWQAALPQLAWIVESGEIERVLIQAVRMFGIPWLEDRCTGYQDGAVDTESGTRIRAELFVGADGAASPLRAAAGLKHDAVSYNDTGLVVHLDAERAHHGTALQWFRDDGVLALLPLPDTTSGPQVSMVWSMRSELAQDLLALPPEQQTSRLETLLADAAEGRLGRLTVRSKLHGFPLTLERAQMVAPGIALAGDAAHRLHPLAGQGLNLGLGDVEALARTVAGREPYRSAGDIRVLHRYQRARAEPVLAMRLATDGLHKLFASRATPLVWLRNAGMHWVEKAPLIKRRLIAGASAN from the coding sequence ATGAGCCATCAAATCGTTGTTTGCGGGGCCGGCATCGTCGGCCTGTCCACCGCCCTGGCGCTGGCCCGACGCGGCCAGCGCGTAGCCGTGCTGGCGCCGCGCGCGTCCGTGCCCGCGGCGGATCCCAACCACTACCACCCGCGCGTCTACGCCATCTCGCCCGCCAGCCAGCGTTTCCTGGCCGACCTGGGCGTCTGGGACGCCATGCCCGCCGCCCGGCTGACGCCGGTCGAGGCCATGGAGATCCACGGCGACGCCGACGGGCAGGTCAACCTGAACGCCTGGCAGGCGGCTTTGCCGCAGCTTGCCTGGATCGTCGAATCCGGCGAAATCGAACGTGTGCTGATCCAAGCCGTGCGGATGTTCGGCATCCCCTGGCTGGAAGACCGCTGCACGGGCTATCAGGATGGCGCGGTCGATACCGAAAGCGGTACGCGCATCCGGGCAGAACTGTTCGTGGGCGCCGACGGCGCGGCCTCGCCGCTGCGCGCGGCGGCGGGCCTGAAACACGATGCGGTCTCGTACAACGACACCGGGCTGGTCGTACACCTGGACGCGGAACGTGCCCACCACGGCACGGCGCTCCAGTGGTTCCGCGACGACGGCGTGCTGGCCTTGCTGCCGCTGCCCGACACCACCAGCGGCCCGCAAGTGTCGATGGTGTGGTCCATGCGCAGCGAATTGGCGCAGGACCTGCTGGCCTTGCCGCCCGAGCAGCAGACGTCGCGCCTGGAAACCTTGCTGGCCGATGCCGCCGAGGGCCGGCTGGGCCGCTTGACGGTCCGCAGCAAGCTGCACGGCTTTCCGCTCACGCTGGAGCGCGCCCAGATGGTGGCGCCCGGCATCGCGCTGGCCGGCGACGCCGCGCACCGCTTGCACCCGTTGGCGGGGCAGGGGCTGAACCTGGGCCTGGGAGATGTCGAGGCGCTGGCTCGCACCGTGGCGGGGCGCGAGCCGTACCGCTCGGCGGGCGACATCCGCGTGCTGCACCGCTACCAGCGTGCGCGCGCCGAACCGGTGCTGGCGATGCGCCTGGCCACCGACGGCTTGCACAAGCTGTTCGCCTCGCGCGCCACGCCCCTGGTTTGGCTGCGCAATGCCGGCATGCACTGGGTGGAAAAAGCGCCCCTGATCAAGCGCCGCCTGATCGCCGGGGCATCGGCCAATTGA
- the pcaD gene encoding 3-oxoadipate enol-lactonase: MQASSPFTPTFTTGDGVQIAYQFDGDERLPVLVLSNSIGTTLHMWDGQVAALSRHFRVLRYDTRGHGASGVPAGAYSMDRLGRDVIELLDALGIARAHFLGLSLGGFIGQWLGVHAPERIDHLILANTSSYLGPVPQWDARIAATLQAPDMTENTEMFLGNWFPRAMLQAGGPVIDQFRSMLLAMDRQGLAGAFAAVRDADLRRTITLINRPTLVIAGRDDTVTAASHGALIAASVPGARLVELPTVHLSNVERPEAFVDAVLSFLPPR, translated from the coding sequence ATGCAAGCAAGTTCACCTTTCACCCCCACTTTCACCACCGGCGACGGCGTGCAGATCGCCTACCAGTTTGACGGCGACGAGCGCCTGCCCGTGCTGGTCCTGTCGAATTCCATCGGCACCACGCTGCACATGTGGGACGGCCAGGTCGCGGCGCTGTCCCGGCATTTTCGGGTGCTGCGCTACGACACGCGCGGGCATGGCGCCTCCGGCGTGCCGGCGGGCGCGTACTCCATGGACCGTCTGGGTCGTGACGTCATCGAATTGCTGGACGCACTGGGCATTGCCCGCGCGCATTTCCTGGGCTTGTCGCTAGGAGGCTTCATCGGTCAGTGGTTGGGTGTACACGCGCCGGAGCGCATAGACCATTTGATCCTGGCCAACACGTCTTCGTATCTGGGGCCCGTGCCGCAGTGGGACGCCCGCATCGCCGCGACCTTGCAGGCGCCCGACATGACGGAAAACACAGAGATGTTTCTGGGGAACTGGTTTCCGCGCGCCATGCTGCAAGCGGGCGGCCCGGTCATCGATCAGTTTCGATCCATGCTGCTGGCGATGGATCGGCAAGGTCTTGCGGGCGCATTCGCGGCGGTCAGGGATGCGGACCTGCGGCGCACGATCACACTGATCAATCGGCCTACGCTGGTGATAGCTGGCCGCGACGACACCGTTACCGCCGCCAGCCATGGCGCGTTGATAGCGGCCTCGGTGCCGGGAGCGCGCCTGGTGGAATTGCCCACCGTGCATTTGTCGAATGTTGAACGGCCCGAAGCGTTCGTGGACGCGGTGCTGTCGTTCTTGCCACCGCGTTGA